In Kitasatospora sp. NBC_00240, the following are encoded in one genomic region:
- the der gene encoding ribosome biogenesis GTPase Der → MTEDTATGSGELDAADYAEFMALAAEEGFDGEELDGEGAHAPLPVLAVVGRPNVGKSTLVNRIIGRREAVVEDKPGVTRDRVSYEATWNGRRFKLVDTGGWELDVLGIDAMVAAQAELGIESADAVLFVVDATVGATDTDEALIKLIRRAGKPTVLCANKVDGQSTEAEAAYLWSLGLGEPYPVSALHGRGSGDLLDAVMAALPDAPPQTFGVAPGGPRRVALIGRPNVGKSSLLNKVAGEDRVVVNELAGTTRDPVDELIELGGKTWKFIDTAGIRRRVHLTAGADFYASLRTSSALEKAEVAVVLVDASETLAEQDTRIISMAVEAGRAVVIAYNKWDQMDEERRFYLEREIEKDLVQVQWAPRVNVSALTGRHMEKLVPAIETALAGWETRITTARLNAFLGELVAAHPHPIRGGKQPRILFGTQAGIRPPRFVLFASGFLEAGYRRFVERRLREEFGFVGTPISISVRVREKRRRK, encoded by the coding sequence ATGACCGAAGACACCGCCACCGGCTCCGGTGAGCTGGACGCCGCCGACTACGCCGAGTTCATGGCCCTCGCGGCCGAGGAGGGCTTCGACGGCGAGGAGCTGGACGGCGAGGGCGCACACGCCCCGCTGCCGGTGCTGGCCGTCGTCGGCCGCCCGAACGTCGGCAAGTCGACCCTGGTGAACCGCATCATCGGCCGCCGCGAGGCCGTCGTCGAGGACAAGCCCGGCGTCACCCGCGACCGCGTCTCCTACGAGGCGACCTGGAACGGCCGCCGCTTCAAGCTGGTCGACACCGGCGGCTGGGAGCTGGACGTCCTCGGCATCGACGCCATGGTCGCGGCCCAGGCCGAGCTCGGCATCGAGAGCGCCGACGCGGTGCTCTTCGTGGTGGACGCCACCGTCGGCGCGACCGACACCGACGAGGCCCTGATCAAGCTCATCCGGCGGGCCGGCAAGCCCACCGTGCTCTGCGCCAACAAGGTGGACGGCCAGTCCACCGAGGCCGAGGCGGCGTACCTCTGGTCGCTCGGCCTCGGCGAGCCGTACCCCGTCTCCGCCCTGCACGGCCGCGGCTCCGGCGACCTGCTGGACGCCGTGATGGCCGCGCTGCCCGACGCCCCGCCGCAGACCTTCGGCGTCGCCCCCGGCGGCCCGCGCCGCGTCGCGCTGATCGGCCGCCCCAACGTCGGCAAGTCCAGCCTGCTGAACAAGGTCGCGGGCGAGGACCGGGTGGTCGTCAACGAGCTGGCCGGCACCACCCGCGACCCGGTCGACGAGCTGATCGAGCTCGGCGGCAAGACCTGGAAGTTCATCGACACCGCCGGCATCCGCCGCCGGGTCCACCTCACCGCCGGCGCCGACTTCTACGCCTCGCTGCGCACCTCGTCGGCGCTGGAGAAGGCCGAGGTCGCCGTCGTCCTGGTGGACGCCAGCGAGACCCTCGCCGAGCAGGACACCCGGATCATCTCGATGGCCGTCGAGGCCGGCCGCGCAGTCGTCATCGCCTACAACAAGTGGGACCAGATGGACGAGGAGCGCCGCTTCTACCTGGAGCGCGAGATCGAGAAGGATCTCGTCCAGGTGCAGTGGGCGCCCCGGGTCAACGTCTCGGCGCTGACCGGCCGCCACATGGAGAAGCTCGTCCCGGCGATCGAGACGGCGCTGGCCGGCTGGGAGACCCGGATCACCACCGCGCGTCTCAACGCCTTCCTCGGCGAGCTGGTCGCCGCCCACCCGCACCCGATCCGGGGCGGCAAGCAGCCGCGCATCCTGTTCGGTACGCAGGCCGGCATCCGCCCGCCGCGGTTCGTCCTCTTCGCCTCCGGGTTCCTGGAGGCGGGCTACCGCCGCTTCGTGGAGCGCCGCCTGCGCGAGGAGTTCGGCTTCGTCGGCACGCCGATCTCGATCTCCGTGCGGGTGCGCGAGAAGCGCCGCCGCAAGTGA
- the cmk gene encoding (d)CMP kinase, whose translation MDTADRAHAPVVVAIDGPSGSGKSTVSRAVAARLGLSFLDTGAMYRAMTWWMLANDVDVDDAEAVAVACAKPVIVSGTDAAGPTITVDGKDVSGPIRGPEVTAQVSAVAAVPQVRARLVELQQGCARVAERGIVAEGRDMGSVVFPDATVKIFLTASEAARAGRRAAELRAKGVDEATITTMAADLARRDAADSSRETAPLAQAADAVLVDTSELTLDQVIATIAALVEERAGLSAV comes from the coding sequence GTGGACACTGCCGACCGAGCGCACGCCCCGGTCGTCGTCGCCATCGACGGACCCTCCGGCTCCGGCAAGTCGACCGTCTCCCGCGCGGTCGCCGCCCGGCTCGGACTGAGCTTCCTGGACACCGGCGCGATGTACCGCGCGATGACCTGGTGGATGCTGGCCAACGACGTGGACGTGGACGACGCCGAGGCCGTCGCGGTCGCCTGCGCCAAGCCGGTGATCGTCTCCGGTACCGACGCGGCCGGCCCGACCATCACCGTCGACGGCAAGGACGTCTCCGGCCCGATCCGCGGCCCGGAGGTCACCGCCCAGGTCAGCGCCGTCGCCGCCGTCCCGCAGGTGCGGGCGAGGCTGGTGGAGCTGCAGCAGGGCTGCGCCCGGGTCGCCGAGCGCGGCATCGTCGCCGAGGGCCGGGACATGGGCAGCGTGGTGTTCCCGGACGCCACCGTCAAGATCTTCCTCACCGCCTCCGAGGCGGCCCGCGCCGGGCGCCGGGCCGCCGAACTGCGGGCCAAGGGCGTCGACGAGGCCACCATCACCACGATGGCGGCCGACCTCGCCCGCCGGGACGCCGCCGACTCCTCCCGGGAGACGGCACCGCTCGCCCAGGCGGCCGACGCCGTCCTGGTCGACACCAGCGAGCTGACCCTCGACCAGGTGATCGCCACGATCGCCGCGCTGGTCGAGGAGCGGGCCGGCCTGTCGGCGGTCTGA
- a CDS encoding prephenate dehydrogenase, giving the protein MRTVAVVGTGLIGTSAALALTGRGLTVHLEDADPDAARTAASLGAGTTEPADGPVDLAIIAVPPALVGKVLADCQRRGLARWYTDVASVKDGPRAEVAALGLDTVHYIGSHPMAGRERSGPLAARADLFEGRPWVLTPTPDTDTGTLNAVLEVIALCGAMPIVMDAAAHDRAVALVSHAPQLLSSLVAARLEHADETAVRLSGQGVRDVTRIAASSPALWVDILSANAGMVADVLEDLASDLGETVTALRAMQAADEGERLAGAAGIEAVMRRGNHGQARIPGKHGAPPTRYETVAVVLGDQPGELGRLFGEVGAAGVNIEDVVIEHSTGQQVGFVQLSVAPGAVKPLTAALRERGWSVRD; this is encoded by the coding sequence ATGCGCACTGTCGCCGTCGTCGGCACCGGACTGATCGGCACCTCCGCCGCGCTCGCCCTCACCGGCCGCGGGCTCACCGTCCACCTGGAGGACGCCGACCCGGACGCCGCCCGCACCGCCGCCTCGCTGGGGGCCGGGACCACCGAGCCGGCGGACGGCCCGGTCGACCTGGCGATCATCGCGGTGCCGCCCGCACTGGTCGGCAAGGTCCTCGCCGACTGCCAGCGCCGCGGCCTGGCCCGCTGGTACACGGACGTCGCCAGCGTCAAGGACGGGCCGCGCGCCGAGGTGGCCGCGCTGGGGCTCGACACCGTCCACTACATCGGCAGCCATCCGATGGCCGGCCGCGAGCGCTCCGGCCCGCTGGCCGCCCGCGCCGACCTCTTCGAGGGCCGGCCCTGGGTGCTCACCCCGACCCCCGACACCGACACCGGGACGCTCAACGCGGTGCTGGAGGTGATCGCGCTCTGCGGCGCGATGCCGATCGTGATGGACGCCGCCGCGCACGACCGGGCCGTCGCCCTGGTCTCGCACGCCCCGCAGCTGCTGTCCTCGCTGGTCGCCGCCCGGTTGGAGCACGCCGACGAGACCGCCGTCCGGCTCTCCGGCCAGGGCGTCCGGGACGTCACCCGGATCGCCGCCTCCAGCCCCGCCCTCTGGGTCGACATCCTGTCCGCCAACGCCGGCATGGTCGCGGACGTCCTGGAGGACCTCGCCAGCGACCTCGGCGAGACCGTCACCGCGCTGCGGGCGATGCAGGCCGCCGACGAGGGCGAGCGGCTGGCCGGCGCGGCCGGTATCGAGGCGGTGATGCGGCGCGGCAACCACGGCCAGGCCCGGATCCCCGGCAAGCACGGGGCGCCGCCCACCCGCTACGAGACGGTCGCCGTCGTGCTGGGCGACCAGCCCGGCGAGCTGGGCCGGCTGTTCGGCGAGGTCGGCGCGGCCGGGGTCAACATCGAGGACGTGGTGATCGAGCACTCCACCGGGCAGCAGGTCGGCTTCGTCCAGCTCTCGGTGGCCCCGGGCGCGGTCAAGCCGCTGACGGCGGCGCTGCGCGAGCGCGGCTGGAGCGTCCGGGACTGA